In Nitrosophilus alvini, the following are encoded in one genomic region:
- a CDS encoding cytochrome c3 family protein, whose product MRRPLIYLTTLLLAFSTASGTILNTKHNLSATGPGTIKASSEQEVCVFCHIPHNAQPGKPLWNREMPQSAYIMYDSEYLKRTNYPLPADLGITEGTPGSLSRQCLSCHDGTVAIGAVYMVRGSILGNTLIDMIGVNADGTMPSTAEGFIGTDLSIHHPVGIEYDPTNVKNFGVGSKTIELKTTPDAPLKLYTYSGKQYVECTSCHDPHLENMKFLRVNTGANHGENVKFTCMSCHDKNPNVPWPTTHEVMGSPYWDQGVKDRYNNGGSVSVADLYCVNCHTPHNGQGKPYLLRQVEQNTCYMGAAASKDTAPCHGTGTTWSGNDIESILNRPFAHPVNTIDGVHTNFDTLYGYGSTETDPASSHSVKWSDSKHAECMDCHNQHRLGSNNHIGSQQDSATKWYPDTPSNAVSDVIRKVQGVEPSWPAMWTQPTSFTTLAESTKEYQICLKCHSYWALGPTLASAAGEVATGATDNWIDSESVRATDQAFEFNPNNRSAHPVIMALNDMPGSYAPKGLDTWGTTDVMFYPWNQSLGTQTMYCSDCHGADNEDSGDPKGPHGSSYNFMLKGPNKYWPEDPNGNLFSTGQIQADGTIPDLFCSNCHNLNYPHKQWAWKMERYDIACVRCHVAIPHGSPVSRLIGYANFPEPYNYNYNGTKQLLIYGYKKASPTSLDISSNNVYAPGCGGGGCHGWNAGGYDIVDPMP is encoded by the coding sequence ATGAGAAGACCTTTGATATATCTGACAACACTGCTTCTGGCATTCTCAACTGCCTCCGGCACTATACTAAATACAAAACACAATCTCTCCGCAACAGGCCCGGGCACGATAAAAGCTTCAAGCGAACAGGAGGTTTGCGTTTTTTGTCATATTCCACACAATGCGCAGCCCGGAAAGCCCTTATGGAACAGAGAGATGCCTCAATCCGCATACATAATGTACGACAGCGAATATCTCAAAAGAACCAACTACCCTCTTCCGGCAGATCTTGGCATCACCGAAGGGACACCGGGCTCTTTATCAAGACAGTGTTTGAGTTGCCATGACGGAACTGTTGCAATCGGTGCAGTCTATATGGTTCGGGGAAGTATCCTGGGCAACACCCTTATAGATATGATAGGAGTTAATGCAGACGGAACAATGCCTTCAACGGCTGAAGGCTTCATAGGTACTGATCTTTCTATCCACCACCCTGTAGGTATCGAATACGATCCCACAAATGTAAAAAATTTCGGCGTTGGAAGTAAGACTATAGAGCTCAAAACCACTCCCGATGCTCCGCTCAAACTCTATACATATTCCGGTAAACAGTATGTTGAGTGTACATCATGTCACGACCCTCATCTTGAAAATATGAAGTTTTTGAGAGTAAATACAGGTGCGAATCACGGTGAAAACGTTAAATTTACCTGTATGTCCTGCCACGATAAAAATCCAAATGTTCCATGGCCTACAACACATGAAGTTATGGGTTCTCCTTATTGGGATCAGGGTGTTAAGGATAGATATAACAATGGCGGCTCTGTATCGGTAGCTGACCTTTACTGCGTCAACTGCCATACCCCTCACAACGGACAGGGAAAACCGTATCTGCTCAGACAGGTTGAGCAGAATACCTGCTATATGGGTGCGGCGGCCTCCAAAGACACTGCTCCTTGTCATGGAACAGGCACAACCTGGTCAGGCAATGATATTGAATCTATCCTTAACCGACCTTTTGCGCATCCGGTAAACACAATCGACGGAGTGCATACAAACTTTGACACTCTGTACGGATACGGTTCCACTGAAACAGACCCTGCTTCAAGTCACAGCGTCAAATGGAGCGATTCAAAACATGCTGAATGTATGGATTGCCACAATCAACATAGATTAGGTTCAAATAATCATATAGGAAGCCAGCAGGACAGCGCAACAAAATGGTACCCGGATACTCCAAGTAACGCTGTCTCTGATGTTATAAGAAAAGTTCAGGGTGTTGAACCCTCATGGCCGGCAATGTGGACTCAACCCACATCCTTTACAACACTCGCAGAATCGACAAAAGAGTATCAGATATGCCTCAAATGCCACTCTTACTGGGCACTGGGACCAACACTCGCCTCAGCTGCCGGTGAAGTGGCTACAGGAGCTACCGACAACTGGATAGATAGTGAAAGCGTGCGAGCGACCGACCAAGCATTTGAGTTCAATCCTAACAACAGGTCAGCTCACCCGGTCATAATGGCACTGAACGATATGCCGGGCTCCTACGCTCCAAAAGGACTCGATACCTGGGGAACTACGGACGTTATGTTCTATCCGTGGAACCAGAGTCTCGGAACCCAGACTATGTACTGCTCCGACTGTCACGGAGCAGATAACGAAGACAGCGGGGATCCGAAAGGCCCTCACGGCTCAAGTTACAATTTCATGCTCAAAGGTCCAAACAAATACTGGCCAGAAGATCCAAACGGAAATCTTTTCTCTACAGGACAGATCCAGGCAGACGGTACTATACCTGATCTCTTCTGTTCTAACTGTCACAATCTCAACTATCCTCACAAACAGTGGGCATGGAAAATGGAAAGATATGACATCGCCTGCGTCAGATGCCACGTAGCAATCCCACACGGTTCGCCGGTATCTAGACTGATAGGTTATGCCAACTTTCCAGAACCGTACAATTATAATTATAACGGTACGAAGCAGTTGTTAATCTACGGATATAAAAAGGCAAGTCCTACATCATTAGACATCAGTTCCAACAATGTTTATGCGCCAGGCTGCGGCGGTGGCGGATGTCACGGCTGGAATGCAGGGGGATACGATATTGTCGATCCTATGCCTTAA
- a CDS encoding peptidylprolyl isomerase: MLYMKKLLLLFFVAVFTLFASQNQNIADEKRTIAVVNGYKITKKELDRQTNMLMPRSFFHSTVTEKKLKEVEKEALEDLINKRVLIEYAKKRGYKISQNELEKEEKRIKKAFGSQKNFEMGLKKANLTYEEFKKELRNDLLIQKLYEKEVKTDLSEKELKEYYEKNRYKFKLPEKIKLRVIYLRNDPTDPKGREKALKRAKEVMEKLKKGEDFAELARVYSNAMSRIKGGDMGFVHKGMLDEPIEKAAMKLKKGEISDIVETSKGFYIIKLEEISPAIQLKFDDVKKRLKKELKAKYEKQKMDKILKQAKKEAKIVYKAYK; the protein is encoded by the coding sequence ATTTTGTATATGAAAAAACTATTACTGCTTTTTTTTGTCGCAGTTTTTACACTTTTTGCTTCACAAAACCAAAATATTGCCGATGAAAAAAGAACTATTGCCGTAGTTAACGGATATAAAATAACCAAAAAAGAGCTGGACAGACAGACAAACATGCTTATGCCAAGAAGTTTTTTCCACTCTACCGTTACGGAAAAAAAACTTAAAGAGGTAGAAAAAGAGGCCCTTGAGGATCTTATAAATAAAAGAGTTCTTATAGAATATGCAAAAAAAAGAGGGTATAAAATCTCCCAAAATGAGCTTGAAAAAGAGGAAAAAAGGATAAAAAAGGCGTTCGGATCTCAAAAAAACTTCGAAATGGGTCTTAAAAAAGCAAATCTTACATATGAAGAGTTCAAAAAAGAGCTAAGAAACGATCTTCTTATACAAAAACTGTATGAAAAAGAGGTCAAAACCGACCTGAGTGAAAAAGAGCTAAAAGAGTATTACGAAAAAAACAGATACAAGTTCAAACTTCCCGAAAAGATAAAATTAAGAGTGATTTACCTTAGAAACGACCCTACAGACCCTAAAGGAAGAGAAAAGGCTCTCAAAAGGGCCAAAGAGGTCATGGAGAAACTGAAAAAGGGAGAGGATTTCGCTGAACTGGCCAGAGTATATTCAAATGCTATGAGCCGTATAAAAGGCGGTGATATGGGCTTCGTTCATAAAGGGATGCTGGATGAGCCTATCGAAAAAGCGGCTATGAAGTTAAAAAAAGGTGAAATAAGCGACATTGTAGAGACTTCAAAGGGGTTTTATATTATAAAACTGGAAGAGATATCTCCGGCTATTCAGCTTAAATTTGACGATGTAAAAAAGAGGCTTAAAAAAGAGCTAAAAGCCAAATATGAAAAGCAGAAAATGGATAAGATTTTAAAACAGGCTAAAAAAGAGGCTAAAATAGTCTATAAAGCTTACAAGTAA
- a CDS encoding cytochrome c3 family protein — translation MKKLSSICVLSVLLLALHLNAEPPALPDLEDSGGIYNTKHNLLSGIKLPKGEEKKELCIWCHIPHESYDSSYKSPLWLREAEEKMNFSPYGMEENTTHPGHTEEPDVMVRVCLTCHDGVNGPNISLFSESDQMLGYGFENQPTGGPDANNAHGHPIGVRYSPSSKKGKKANLRDESYVLKGWAGAKTISDLVSEGVVRCTSCHDPHSSNDQFLRTGNSRSSLCRGCHNK, via the coding sequence ATGAAAAAACTGAGTAGTATCTGTGTTTTATCGGTTTTATTGTTAGCTTTACATCTAAATGCAGAACCACCGGCTCTGCCCGACTTGGAAGATAGCGGAGGGATTTACAATACAAAGCACAATCTGCTCAGTGGCATAAAGCTTCCAAAAGGTGAAGAAAAAAAAGAGCTCTGTATCTGGTGCCATATACCTCATGAATCGTACGACAGCAGTTACAAATCTCCTCTATGGCTTAGAGAGGCTGAAGAGAAAATGAACTTTTCTCCATACGGAATGGAGGAGAACACCACACATCCCGGACATACTGAAGAGCCCGACGTTATGGTAAGAGTATGTCTTACCTGCCATGACGGAGTAAACGGCCCCAATATCTCTCTATTTAGCGAAAGCGATCAGATGCTGGGATACGGCTTTGAGAACCAGCCTACGGGCGGCCCCGATGCAAACAACGCACACGGTCACCCTATAGGTGTCAGATACTCTCCTTCCAGCAAAAAAGGCAAAAAAGCAAATCTGAGAGATGAGTCCTATGTTTTAAAAGGCTGGGCAGGCGCAAAAACTATAAGCGACCTTGTTTCCGAAGGGGTTGTAAGATGCACAAGCTGTCATGACCCTCACAGCTCAAACGATCAATTTTTAAGAACCGGAAACTCTAGAAGCAGTCTCTGCAGAGGCTGTCATAACAAATAA
- a CDS encoding 6-bladed beta-propeller: MKKVIKTILFLSLTLPLLAGSKPVWPQPPEKTRIAYEKSISKAEDLDIKKGFFAKIWDFFAGHEEKILIKPFGVHFDSGKIYVTDIGTRSLFIFDTKRKKLKIIEGFKSQKFASPIDVTTDKKGNIYVTDSMLGYVLVFDRMGNPLRKIGTSKKILRPTGIAYNKEKNTIYVTDTLSADIKIFTPEGKYISSIGGPGNSDGKFNRPTFITIDEEGNLYVSDSMNQRIQIFDKKGRFLRKFGKLGNTIGSFSNPRGVAVDKYGNIYVTDTLFHAVQIFNKKGDLLLVFGSYGEKEGEFVVPEDISITPDGTIYVTDSYNMRVQVFKITDYNDEK, from the coding sequence ATGAAAAAAGTAATTAAAACGATCTTGTTTCTATCACTTACTTTGCCTCTTCTGGCAGGTTCCAAGCCGGTATGGCCACAACCGCCGGAAAAGACGAGAATCGCTTATGAAAAGTCGATTTCAAAAGCTGAAGATCTGGATATAAAAAAGGGATTTTTTGCTAAAATTTGGGATTTTTTTGCAGGACATGAAGAAAAAATCCTAATCAAACCTTTCGGCGTACATTTTGATAGTGGAAAAATTTACGTAACAGATATAGGAACAAGGTCTTTATTTATATTTGACACCAAAAGAAAAAAACTCAAAATCATAGAGGGATTTAAGTCTCAAAAATTCGCCTCCCCCATAGACGTAACAACAGATAAAAAGGGAAATATTTACGTAACCGACTCGATGCTCGGATATGTTCTGGTTTTTGATCGTATGGGTAATCCTCTCAGAAAAATAGGCACTTCAAAAAAGATACTCAGGCCTACAGGCATAGCTTATAACAAAGAGAAAAACACCATATATGTAACAGACACTTTAAGCGCCGATATAAAAATCTTTACACCGGAAGGAAAATATATAAGTTCCATCGGCGGGCCGGGCAACAGTGACGGAAAATTTAACAGACCCACTTTCATTACAATTGATGAAGAGGGAAATCTATATGTAAGCGACTCTATGAATCAAAGAATCCAAATCTTTGACAAAAAGGGAAGATTTTTAAGAAAATTCGGCAAACTTGGTAATACTATCGGAAGCTTTTCAAATCCGAGAGGTGTTGCAGTCGACAAATATGGTAATATATATGTTACAGACACTCTTTTTCATGCTGTTCAGATTTTTAATAAAAAAGGAGACCTTCTTCTTGTATTCGGAAGTTATGGAGAGAAGGAGGGAGAGTTTGTTGTTCCAGAGGATATTTCAATCACGCCTGATGGAACTATATATGTAACCGACTCTTACAATATGAGAGTTCAGGTTTTTAAAATCACAGATTACAATGATGAAAAATAA